A segment of the Halovivax limisalsi genome:
GGTCCTCGCCGTACCTGCTCTCGAGTCTCCGCGTGGTATCGAGGTGGTCGGCGTAGTCCGTCCCGAGCGTGACGACTAACGCCTCGAACGTGTCGTCGAGGGTCTCGACCGTCGAGAGGTGGTCCGCGTAGTCGGAGACGGAAGCGGCGTAGGCTCCGAAGTCGTCACTCGCGTCGACGGAGCGGATCCCGGCCTCGCGTTCGAACTCGCCGACGCGACGCTCCAGGGTGTCGGCGAGGAGGCCGAGAAACGCGACGGGTTCGTTCGGGCTCACGTCCACGTCAGCGATATCCTCGACGGTACGCCGGTAGTCGAGCGTTCCGTCCAGCTGGTCCGAGAGGTTCCCTGCCGAGCTGAACAGCCGCGAGAGGATGAGCTGGTTGATCGAGAGGGCGACCGTGAGAAGCGTCAGCAGACCGGACAGCAGGCCGCTCGACAGCGCCGTCGAGAGGTTGCTCCCGGGGCCGACGTAGATAAGGTCCAGCTCGATTAGCAGCGCTGTCAGGGCGGCGGCGAAGACTGAGAGTGCAGCGGCGACGCCGAGCCGGTGCCCGGTAATAAAGAGCCAGCGAGTCGCCGGGTTGCCGGCGTCTCTCGTCCACGAACCGGTCATTGACCGCTCCATCGTACACGTTACGATCCAGCTGTGGTACCAGCCGAAGACGGTTCCAGACCAACCGTGACGTCGGCCCGCGTGCGGACCGCACCTTGCTCCCCGGGGAGTGGTGGCGGTGACGCGGCCGATGGACCGGCGGGAGTCACCGGGAAAGGCGATTCCGGCGAGAGTAACGACCATCCGCGTATCGTCCGAGACGCCATAGCGTGAACACGTGCCGGAACCCGATAAACCCGGGAGGGGTCGACGACGCGAACGAGACGGCCGATCGGCCGATCCGGCCGGGTGGACGAGCGGAGCGCCCGGCGCGATGAAGCAGTGGGACTATCTGCGCAATTACTCTTCGCGTGCCGCTCGGACGGCGGCTGAGTGGAGGGGTCAAATCTATTGACTGGCTTGTGAGCGATCACCACGCTGTGACCGTACCGCTAACGTCTTCGACAGGCGGATGGTGAGGCCCACAAGGTGTTCACTGCTCGTTTCTTCCGCCTCGTGACCGACTGCTAGCTCGGGTGTCACCCGTAAGCGCAGGTTACGCGGACTGACGATGGACGCACCCTATCTATCCGGCCGCCGCGAAGACGGACATGAAGATCGGGGTACTGCCCAACATCTTCCCGAAGCTCTCGAAGACGTACGTGCTGGACCAGGTCACGGGCATGCTCGACCGGGGCCACGACGTGCGCCTGTACCCCTCGTACCCGTCGGACGAGTCCGTCCGCCATCCCGAGTTCGACGCGTACGAACTCGATCGGCGGACGACGTACATCGGGCCGCCGCGATCGCTCGGTCCCGCGGCCGCCGGCTCCGCGCGAAACGCCGTCTCGCTGGCGATCCGGCGACCGACGACGGTGCCCGAACTCGCACGGACGGCCTTGACCGACGGCCCCCGCGCCGCGGGAACGTTCACCTACCACGCTCGGACGGTGCTTCCCGACGATCTCGACGTGCTGCACGCCCACTTCGGGCCGGTCGGGCGACAAGCCGCCAGACTCGACCGCGTCGGCGCCGCCGAGGCGTTCGTGACGACGTTTCACGGCTGGGGGATCAGGGAGCGAGCGAACTACGACGACCTCTTCGAGCGGTGTGACGCCGTCCTCGCCACCTCGAGGCACGTCCGCGAGCGATTGCTCGACGCGGGAGCCGATCCCGACGCGGTCGACGTCCACCACGTCGGGATCGATCCGCGGCTGTACGACGAGACCGCATCGGAGGTGCCCCCGCCGGATGCTGCGGCCGTCGACGGCGGGACGGGAGCGGTCGACGGTCCGGGAGATTCACTCGACGATGGACGGGGCGAACACGGCCATCGCGCGGGGGACCACGGCGCCCGCCGCGAACTCGCGATCCTCACCGTCGCGCGCCTCCACGAGATCAAGGGACTCGAATACGCCATCCGGGCCGTCGACGGCCTCGCCGATCGGCTGCCGGCCGTCAACGTCACGTACCGGGTCGTCGGCGACGGGCCCCGGCGCGAGCACCTCGAGTCGGTGATCGAGACGCTGGATTGCGGCGATCGCGTCACCCTGTGCGGGGCGAAACCCCACGCGGCGGTCCGCGAGGCGCTTGGCGAGGCGGACGTCTTCTGCCTCCCGAGCCTCCACGAGGGGTTCGGCCTCGTGCTGCTCGAAGCCCAGGCGAGCGGGCTGGCGATCGTCGCCTCGGACGTCGGCGGGGTGCGAGAGGCCGTCCGCGCGGGCGAGAGCGCGCGCCTCGTTCCGCCGAAGGCGCCGGGCGCGATCGCCGACGAACTCGAATCGCTCGCCCGATCGCCGACCGAACGCGATCGGCTGGGGCGGGCCGGTCGACGGTACGTTCGCGAGAACTTCGACGTTCGAACGCTGAACGACGAACTCGAACGGCGCTACGAGCGAGTGCTCGCAGCGGGCGATCCGTCGAGGAGGGTCGACGCGTGAATCGACTCGGTCGAGTCGGGCCGCGGAGGGCGTGACCGTGACCGAGATCTCCGTCATCGTGCCCGTGTACGACGATCCCGACGGGCTCCGGGCGACGCTCGAGTCGTTCGAGCGAGTCGAGTACCCGCCGGATCGCTACGAACTCCTCGTCGTGGACAACGGTTCGACGGACCATACGCGCGCGATCGCCCGCGCCGCCGCTCGCGAATCGGAGCCGGTCGAGCTGGTCGTCGAGGACGAGATTCAGAGTTCTTACGCCGCCAGGAACGCGGGAATCGCGCGGGCACGCGGCGATCTCCTGGCGTTCGTCGACGCCGACGTCACCGTTCCGCCGTCGTTCCTCGCGGACGTCGCGGCGCTGTTCGACGAGCGCGACGTGGACTACGTCGCCCCCTCGGTCGAGGTGGTCGTCGAGGACGGGCGGTCGCCGACCGACGCGGACGGGCGGTCGACGCTCGTCGGGGCCTACGACGCCGCCGTCGGGTTTTCGACGGCCGTCACGATCCGCGAGCGCGACTACGCGCCGACGTGCTGTCTGATCGTTCGGCGATCCGTCCTCGAGGCCGTCGGCCCGTTCGACGAACGCCTGGTCTCGAGCGGCGACCGCGAGTTCGGTCGCCGGGTCGCCGACGCGGGGTTCGTCCAGCACCGCGCGACCGAGATCACCGTCTCCCACCCCGCGCGGACGACGGTTCGCGAGATGGTTTCGAAGGCCGCCCGGCTCGGAACCGGGCAGGCCCAGATCGCTCGACTGTACCCGGAGACCGGGTGGGTCAGACCCTGGCACCACCCGTACAACGTCCTCCCGCCGCGGCCGGGTCACCTCCTTGCGAAGGTCGGGTCGGAGACACCGACGGGGCGCGCGCTCGCGTTCTACGTCTTCGCGTACGCGCTCAAGCTGACGCGCTGGGGGTTTCGCCTGCGGGCCCGGATCACCGGCGAGGCGGAACCGGAACGGCGAGAGCGGTGGCGACCGCGGGTCGAATCTGCGCTGACCGGGCGCGAGCGAGACGAGGCGGCGCAGGCAGTCGGCGATCGGCGAGAGTAGTGAGCGCCGACGGCGATCCGAACGCCCCGCTGTTGGCTCGCACCTCGATTACGACCGACGCCCGGCGATCTCGCTCGAGAGGAGTCGATAACCCTTGCGGATTCCCGTCGCCAGCCGATAGGACCGGTCGAAGACTCGCTCGCCGAGCGTCGTCGCGAGGTAGAAGTAGAGGGTTCGAAGGTCCGGGCGGGTGCGGAGGGCGCGCTCGAACCGGTCGCGCGCGAGCGTCCGCCGGCCGGCCCGCCCCGCGAGGATTCCCTCCGCGAAGTACTGGGCGGCCAGCCGGCGATCGGTCAGGACGTCGCCGTGTTTCTCCCTGATCGCGCGGTTGCCGGCGAGCTTCGCGTCGAGCTGGAAGCCGATCGAATCGGGCTGCTTGTAGACGGTCGCCAGGGCCTCGTCGATCCCGCGGACGTGGTACTCTTCGAGGAGGCGGACGTAGAGGTCGTAGTCCTGGGCGGCCGCGAGGTCCCCGTCGAGGCCGCCGACCGCGCGGAGGGCGTCGCGCCGGAACGTCGTGGCCGAGAAGGACCCGATGACGTTCCCGGCGAGGATGTCCTCCCGCGTGACCAGCGACCGGGCGCGGGAGACGTCGACGAACGACTCGTCGTGGTAGACGCGGAACGCCGTGTAGACGCCCGCGCATGAGTCGGGAGCCGCCTCCAGCACTTCGATGGCCCGCTCGACGTGGGTCGGTTCGAGTTCGTCGTCGGAATCGAGGAAGGAGACGTACGTCCCGCTCGCGCGCTCGATTCCCGCGTTTCTGGCCGCGTTCGCGCCCCGGTTCTCCGGGAACCGGACGTACTCGAGTCGGTCCGCGACAGTCTCGGTCCGGTCCGTTCCGACCTGCGGCCCGCCGTCGGCGGCCTCGACTCGATCGGCGACGGTCGCGACGCGGTCGGGCGTCTCGTCTGTCGAGCCGTCGTCGACGATGACGACCTCGACGTCGTCGCAGGTCTGGGCGAACGCGCTCTCGATGGCTCGCGGGAGCGTCTCGGCCCGATTGTACGTCGGAATTACGATGCTCACGCGCGTCATCGGTCACCACCTCGTCTCGTCGGGCGAGCCGCCTCGCGAACTCGACCCTCGCCTCGCCAGTCGACGCCGGGTTCGATCGCGCCGCCGCCGAGAGCGTGCGAGCGTTCGGCCGCAAGGATGCCGAGGAGGATCCAGAACGACCGGAAGGTGTCGACGTCCGTGACGAATCCCTGGACGAGCATGGCGACGAACGCGCCGAGCAGAAAGAGCGACGCGCCCTCGCGGCGCCCGAGGCGAATCGCGTCGCGGGCGACCAGGGCGATCAACCCGAACAGGATAAGGAGTCCGACGAAACCCGTCTCGCCCCCGACGAGCAGGTAGACGTTGTGCGTCCCGCGATACTCCCCGATGGTCGCCGCCAGGTAGGTGTGAATCTGTCCGTAGCCGATTCCCAAAATCGGGTTGGACAGGAGGGCCTCCAAGCTCGCCTCCCACAGCCTGAGGCGAATGTCGACGTTTCGGCTCCCGACGAAGCGCCCGACGACCGACGGCGCGAAGATGGCGGGGACGGCGACGGCGGTGAACGCGGCGCCCACGGCCGCCCCGACCGACCGGCGCGTCAGGGTCACCGAACGACGGGTTCCGACGGCGCACGCAGCGACGGCCGCGAGCCCGCCGAGCAGCCCCAGGATCGACCCTCGCGACCCCGTACTCACCAGTGCGATCGAGAGGAGCACGATCGCGAGCGCGACTACCTCGCGTCGAGGACGCTCGTCCCACCAGGTCCGGAGGAACGAAAGCGAGACGAACGCGTGCAGGACGAGGTAGTTACCGAACAGGTTGGGGTTCTCGAACGGCCCGCTCGCGCGGTCGAACCCGTCGATCAGGAAGAACGTCCGGAGGAGCGACCAGACCGAGACGAGCGTCGCGACCGCGACCGAGACCACCAGCGCAGCTCGAAGCACGCGGATACCGAACTCGCTGTACAGCGCGTAGACGGCGATCAACCACGCGATCGCGCCGAGCAGCTTCGCCAGCGCGAGTGCGCCCCCCGCGGCCGTGAAGTACGCGGGGTCGGCGAAAGAGACGGCGATCAGCGATCCGACGGCGGCGACGACGAGGCCCCCGGCCACCGCCGCGTACCGTGGGAGCGTGTGCGACCCGACCGCCCCGAGGAGCCAGAGCACGCCGATCAGCGCGACGACGGGGTCGCCGAAACTCAGGTTGATGACGAGCGATCCCTCGCGGACGACCGCGTGGAAGGGATAACAGACGAACAGCGCGCACGCGAGCGCGAGGCCGGCAAAGGACGCCGGCCGGGCGTCGGCCGTGTCACCGATCCAGGCCATGCGAACTGGTCGTACCACCCGCAACCGTCCCAAAAAAGGTACGGCCACAAAGCGGCCATTACCATCCCGCGTGGCGCGATTCGATTCTCCATCGTCGAACCGAATGTCACAAGACCGACCTGCCACCGTCGGCGTCCGGGAGACCCGATGGCCACCGAGATACAGAGGGCCCGATGGCCACCGAGATACAGAGGGCCCGATGGCCACCGAGATACAGAGGACCCGATGGCCACCGAGATGGCGAGAACTCGATGGCCGTCGACGGATAGACAACCCCGACGGCCGCCACCGTCCAGGCCGTCCGGTTCGAGAGCGTGTACGCGACGATTACCGCCGTCTGCCGGGCCAATCCTCAAGGGCGCATTGGTGGTAGTGGGCCGGGATGCCCGAAGAGGACGCCTTCGACTACGCCTCGGAGATGAAGGAGTACTACCGGTCCGAGGAGGTCGCCTCGTCGTACCACGACGCCTACGGCGAGGACGGACACTGGCGCCATCGGCTGATCGCGAGTCGCGAGCGGGCGGTCGTCGAGTCGCTGGTGTCGGCGGTACCCTGCGAGACCGTCCTCGACCTGCCGACGGGTACCGGCAAGCTCGCGCCCGTCTTCGCCGAGACGGGGTCGGCGGTCCTGGCCTGCGACATCTCCGAAGCCATGCTCGGTCGCGCCGAGCGGGAGTACGCGCGGGCCGGCGTCGTCAACCGACGGTTCGCCGTCTGCGACGCGACGTCCGTCTCCGAGGTGGTCGGGAACCGATTCGACGTTGCCGTCTGCCTCCGATTACTCCATCGCGTGCCGACGGACGTGAAACGGCGGATCCTGTCGGAACTCGCCGCGGTCGCCGACCACGTCGTGGTCTCGACCGGGATCGAATCGCCGTTTCACGCCGCCCGGCGCCGGCTTCGCTACCGGTTGCTCGGCGGTGACGAGCGCGGACACTGTTACGAGACGGCGGCAAAAACCCGCGACCTGTTCACCCGCGAGTTCGACGTTCTCGACGCGAGGTGGGTGCTTCCGGTGCTCTCGCAGGAACGGGTCTACCTGCTCCGGTCATGACCGAGAGAGGCGGCGACGGATCGGTCGGTACCGACCGCGGCGACGTCGGATCGGGCCGGGACGTCACCGGCCCCGCGATCGTCGAGCCGTTCGGTGCGCCGGGGGCGGGGAAGACGACCCTCGCTCGCGAGGTACTCGCGGCGCTGCCCGACGACGTGGCCGTCGCGCGACCGACGCTCGCGATCAACGAGTCGCTCGAGACGCCGCGACGCCAGCTCGCGAAACTCCCGTTCGTCGGTCGCGGCCTCCGCGCCGCACCGACGGATCCGCTCCGATACGCTGCCGTCGCGGGGAGCGACCTGCGACCGTCGCTGCTGTTCAACTGGCTCTACGCGGCGGGCGCGGTCGACCGGTCGGCGCGTCGGCCGCGCGTGACGGTCTTCGACCAGGCGATAGCGCAGGCGTACTGGTCGATCGCGGTGACGGAGCCCGAGGCAGTTAAGGGGTTCGCTCGACGACGGCTGGCGGCCGCAATTCCGCCGGTCCCGTACGTTCTCGTCTGCGTTCGCGCCTCGGCGGAGGTCGTCGCGGACCGCCTCGGCGCGAGAACCGAACCGCAGAGCCGGATCGGGGCGGCCGAGCCGGGAACGCCCACCGTGGCGGACGCGGTCGAGACCACCGAAACGGTTCGCACCGTCGCGGCCGACATCGCCGCGGAGCGACCGACGCTATTCCTCCGCACGATCGAAGCCGACGATCGGGTCGCCCTCGACGCCGGCGTGAAACGAGTCGTTCGGACTGTCCGGCGCGAAGCGACGGACGGATCGAACCCGAGCGGTCGGAAGAAATCGGCCTCGGTGACCGAAGACGGAGAGCCCGTTCGAGGGGGCGGGGCGACCGCCTCGGGAGACGGCGGGACTGGCTACCCCGAGTGAACCAGGTTTCCCACGTCGCGGACGATCGCCCGGAACTGGGCCAGGACGAGGCGCACGTCCAGCCAGAACGTCCGGCTGGTGGCGTACTCCAGGTCGAGCGCGAGCTTTCGTTCGGCGTCGACGCTGGTGACGCCCCTGGTCTGGGCCAGTCCCGTCAGTCCGGGTTTGACCAGCCACCGCTTCTGCCAGGGGTGGCCGCTGGCCGCGATCTCGGCGTCGAAGACCGGTCGTTCCGGTCGCGGCCCGACGACGCTCATGTCGCCCCGAAGCACCGAGACGAGTTGCGGGAGTTCGTCCAGGTGGGTCGTCCGTAACACGCGACCGACGCGGGTCACGCGCGGGTCTTCCTCGCCGGCGTCCTCGCCGCTCAACGTCGCCCCGCGTTCGGCCTCCGCGTCCGCGACCATGCTCCGGAACTTGTAGACGGTGAACCGATCCCCGAAGGCCGCCGTCCGGGTCTGGCTGTACAGCACCGGGCCGGGCGAGTCGAGTTTGATCGCCGCCGCGATGAGACACAGAAGCGGCGCCGTCGCCAGGAGCGCGGCCCCAGCGAACAGGACGTCGAACAGCCGCTTGGCGAGCCGCGAGTACCACGGCCAGGGGCGATGCTCGACGGTGACGAGCGAACCTGGCCCGTCGAGCGTGAGGACCCCGTCGGCGTTCGATTCGTGCGCGAGTACGGCTACTCCGCAATCCGCGGCGACCGCGAGGACGCCGAAGAACTCGCCGCGGTCGGCCTCGTCGAACGCCAGCGCGAGGGTGTCGACGGACTCGCGACGGATCAGCTGCCGGAGCCGCGTCAGGCCGCCGAGGCGGTCGATCCCGGCGATGGCGACCACGCCGTCTGTCGGCGTGCGGATGAGGGCTCCGTCCGCGTCGAGGGGGAGCACCGAGCGCCGAGCGATCCGCTCCGACGGACCGACGCCGACGCGGTTCGACTCGACGTCCGGATCGGCGGTCTCCCTCCCGGCCGAACGGGACGCCGGATCGTCGAGTCGAGGAGAGACGAATCCGACGGGCTCGACGGGGAGGTCGTCGGCGACCGTCTCGATCAATCCGGCGTCGGTTCCGACGACGAGCGCCCGGGATGGCGTCGGCGTCTCGGCCCCTCGGCCGACCGCGGACGCGGCGGCACCAGCCGACCGCACTCGCGAGGCCAGGCGTCGAAGCATCGTCGAAGCCTGGCCCGCGCGGACAATAATGACCGACTCCCGTTTCGGGACCAACCCGCCACTACCCGATCGCGGTCGACCGACGCCGCGGTGAAAGTCGCCACAACGGTCCAGAGTTCGAGTCTCCGCGCCCGACGCGTCGCGGTAACACGCGATTGGGCGCCCGATTCGAAGGCAGGATCACTCGCCGCGCCCATCGACACGCGGGCCTCACCGGCCCGAAGCGGCCAGCACCCGACCGACGGACGGTCGCGTCGTGAGCCACCAGCCGGCCGCGGCGCCGA
Coding sequences within it:
- a CDS encoding glycosyltransferase, with the translated sequence MKIGVLPNIFPKLSKTYVLDQVTGMLDRGHDVRLYPSYPSDESVRHPEFDAYELDRRTTYIGPPRSLGPAAAGSARNAVSLAIRRPTTVPELARTALTDGPRAAGTFTYHARTVLPDDLDVLHAHFGPVGRQAARLDRVGAAEAFVTTFHGWGIRERANYDDLFERCDAVLATSRHVRERLLDAGADPDAVDVHHVGIDPRLYDETASEVPPPDAAAVDGGTGAVDGPGDSLDDGRGEHGHRAGDHGARRELAILTVARLHEIKGLEYAIRAVDGLADRLPAVNVTYRVVGDGPRREHLESVIETLDCGDRVTLCGAKPHAAVREALGEADVFCLPSLHEGFGLVLLEAQASGLAIVASDVGGVREAVRAGESARLVPPKAPGAIADELESLARSPTERDRLGRAGRRYVRENFDVRTLNDELERRYERVLAAGDPSRRVDA
- a CDS encoding glycosyltransferase is translated as MTEISVIVPVYDDPDGLRATLESFERVEYPPDRYELLVVDNGSTDHTRAIARAAARESEPVELVVEDEIQSSYAARNAGIARARGDLLAFVDADVTVPPSFLADVAALFDERDVDYVAPSVEVVVEDGRSPTDADGRSTLVGAYDAAVGFSTAVTIRERDYAPTCCLIVRRSVLEAVGPFDERLVSSGDREFGRRVADAGFVQHRATEITVSHPARTTVREMVSKAARLGTGQAQIARLYPETGWVRPWHHPYNVLPPRPGHLLAKVGSETPTGRALAFYVFAYALKLTRWGFRLRARITGEAEPERRERWRPRVESALTGRERDEAAQAVGDRRE
- a CDS encoding glycosyltransferase translates to MTRVSIVIPTYNRAETLPRAIESAFAQTCDDVEVVIVDDGSTDETPDRVATVADRVEAADGGPQVGTDRTETVADRLEYVRFPENRGANAARNAGIERASGTYVSFLDSDDELEPTHVERAIEVLEAAPDSCAGVYTAFRVYHDESFVDVSRARSLVTREDILAGNVIGSFSATTFRRDALRAVGGLDGDLAAAQDYDLYVRLLEEYHVRGIDEALATVYKQPDSIGFQLDAKLAGNRAIREKHGDVLTDRRLAAQYFAEGILAGRAGRRTLARDRFERALRTRPDLRTLYFYLATTLGERVFDRSYRLATGIRKGYRLLSSEIAGRRS
- a CDS encoding O-antigen ligase family protein, coding for MAWIGDTADARPASFAGLALACALFVCYPFHAVVREGSLVINLSFGDPVVALIGVLWLLGAVGSHTLPRYAAVAGGLVVAAVGSLIAVSFADPAYFTAAGGALALAKLLGAIAWLIAVYALYSEFGIRVLRAALVVSVAVATLVSVWSLLRTFFLIDGFDRASGPFENPNLFGNYLVLHAFVSLSFLRTWWDERPRREVVALAIVLLSIALVSTGSRGSILGLLGGLAAVAACAVGTRRSVTLTRRSVGAAVGAAFTAVAVPAIFAPSVVGRFVGSRNVDIRLRLWEASLEALLSNPILGIGYGQIHTYLAATIGEYRGTHNVYLLVGGETGFVGLLILFGLIALVARDAIRLGRREGASLFLLGAFVAMLVQGFVTDVDTFRSFWILLGILAAERSHALGGGAIEPGVDWRGEGRVREAARPTRRGGDR
- a CDS encoding class I SAM-dependent methyltransferase gives rise to the protein MPEEDAFDYASEMKEYYRSEEVASSYHDAYGEDGHWRHRLIASRERAVVESLVSAVPCETVLDLPTGTGKLAPVFAETGSAVLACDISEAMLGRAEREYARAGVVNRRFAVCDATSVSEVVGNRFDVAVCLRLLHRVPTDVKRRILSELAAVADHVVVSTGIESPFHAARRRLRYRLLGGDERGHCYETAAKTRDLFTREFDVLDARWVLPVLSQERVYLLRS
- a CDS encoding AAA family ATPase, whose product is MTERGGDGSVGTDRGDVGSGRDVTGPAIVEPFGAPGAGKTTLAREVLAALPDDVAVARPTLAINESLETPRRQLAKLPFVGRGLRAAPTDPLRYAAVAGSDLRPSLLFNWLYAAGAVDRSARRPRVTVFDQAIAQAYWSIAVTEPEAVKGFARRRLAAAIPPVPYVLVCVRASAEVVADRLGARTEPQSRIGAAEPGTPTVADAVETTETVRTVAADIAAERPTLFLRTIEADDRVALDAGVKRVVRTVRREATDGSNPSGRKKSASVTEDGEPVRGGGATASGDGGTGYPE
- a CDS encoding sugar transferase gives rise to the protein MLRRLASRVRSAGAAASAVGRGAETPTPSRALVVGTDAGLIETVADDLPVEPVGFVSPRLDDPASRSAGRETADPDVESNRVGVGPSERIARRSVLPLDADGALIRTPTDGVVAIAGIDRLGGLTRLRQLIRRESVDTLALAFDEADRGEFFGVLAVAADCGVAVLAHESNADGVLTLDGPGSLVTVEHRPWPWYSRLAKRLFDVLFAGAALLATAPLLCLIAAAIKLDSPGPVLYSQTRTAAFGDRFTVYKFRSMVADAEAERGATLSGEDAGEEDPRVTRVGRVLRTTHLDELPQLVSVLRGDMSVVGPRPERPVFDAEIAASGHPWQKRWLVKPGLTGLAQTRGVTSVDAERKLALDLEYATSRTFWLDVRLVLAQFRAIVRDVGNLVHSG